In Aurantimicrobium minutum, the following proteins share a genomic window:
- the galU gene encoding UTP--glucose-1-phosphate uridylyltransferase GalU, with the protein MVSNITKAVIPAAGLGTRFLPATKALPKEMLPVVDKPAIQYVVEEAVGAGLAHVLMITGRHKNALENHFDRAVELENLLIEKGDKDRLGVVAEATGLADLHYVRQGDPLGLGHAISKAETFVGNEPFAVLLGDDLIEANSTLLTDMIEIANNQQANVVALMEVPESDVHKYGIVRPGNRHDNVVEVSELVEKPSAEAAPSNFAVIGRYVLQPGVFEVLRNLKPGLGGEYQLTDALNEMAAHPELAGPVIGLVFEGRRFDTGDRLSYLKTIVELASERDDLGGEFTAWLRGFTSKL; encoded by the coding sequence ATTGTGAGCAACATAACCAAGGCAGTTATTCCTGCAGCAGGCTTAGGTACTAGGTTCCTTCCCGCAACAAAAGCTTTGCCTAAAGAGATGCTGCCTGTAGTTGATAAGCCAGCAATTCAATACGTTGTTGAAGAAGCTGTTGGCGCAGGTCTTGCACATGTCCTCATGATTACAGGACGTCATAAAAACGCATTAGAAAACCATTTTGACCGCGCCGTCGAACTTGAAAACCTGCTTATTGAAAAAGGTGACAAAGACCGCTTAGGTGTTGTTGCAGAGGCAACAGGTCTTGCTGATTTGCACTACGTGCGTCAGGGAGATCCGTTAGGCCTTGGCCACGCTATTTCTAAAGCTGAAACTTTTGTCGGCAATGAACCATTTGCTGTCCTACTCGGTGATGATCTCATTGAAGCAAACAGCACTCTCCTCACAGACATGATTGAGATTGCCAACAATCAGCAAGCAAATGTTGTTGCATTGATGGAAGTACCGGAAAGCGACGTTCACAAGTACGGAATTGTTCGGCCAGGAAATCGTCACGACAACGTCGTAGAAGTCTCGGAGCTCGTTGAAAAACCATCAGCAGAAGCAGCGCCCTCGAACTTTGCCGTGATCGGTCGTTATGTATTACAACCAGGCGTTTTTGAGGTGCTCAGGAACCTTAAGCCCGGTCTGGGCGGGGAATACCAGCTAACCGATGCATTGAATGAGATGGCAGCTCACCCAGAATTAGCTGGACCAGTTATTGGCTTGGTCTTTGAAGGCCGCCGTTTTGATACCGGTGACCGACTGTCTTATCTCAAGACAATTGTCGAGCTCGCAAGTGAGCGAGATGACCTAGGCGGCGAGTTCACAGCATGGCTCAGGGGCTTTACCTCGAAGCTGTAA
- the metX gene encoding homoserine O-acetyltransferase MetX, producing the protein MDWQDSADNLPSGFITDEQVRSVAGKPPVTGAWRDGDAPGNRQFANLGPFDFECGGSLPHVRIAYETWGTLNEDKDNAVLVLHALTGDSHVVGPAGGGHTTAGWWNEVVGPGLAIDTDKWFVVAPNVLGGCQGSTGPASLAPDGYEWGSRFPYTTIRDQARAQALFSDVIGIDKWAAVIGGSMGGMHALEWGAMFPERVERLAVLAAPPATSADEIALNTVQIEAIMLDPAFRAGHYYEAADGVGPYRGLALARRISFQNFRTPAELNERFDRSSQSDISPLGKGGRFAVASYLDFHGNKFTRRFDANSYVTLVEAMNSHDLGRNRESIESVLESITIPTLIIGIDSDRFFPLAGQQRLAAHIPGNINGDEPALLKSDFGHDAFLIESDFVGEQLSRLLAA; encoded by the coding sequence ATGGATTGGCAAGATTCCGCCGATAACCTGCCCTCAGGATTCATCACTGACGAGCAGGTTCGTTCTGTTGCCGGAAAACCTCCCGTCACAGGTGCTTGGCGCGATGGCGATGCACCTGGAAACCGACAGTTTGCCAATCTAGGCCCGTTTGATTTTGAATGTGGGGGCTCTCTTCCTCACGTTCGTATTGCCTACGAAACATGGGGAACCCTCAACGAAGATAAAGACAATGCAGTCCTGGTTCTCCATGCTCTCACCGGAGACAGCCATGTTGTGGGGCCCGCCGGAGGCGGTCACACCACAGCTGGCTGGTGGAATGAAGTTGTTGGCCCAGGTCTTGCCATAGACACTGACAAGTGGTTTGTTGTTGCACCCAATGTTTTGGGAGGCTGCCAAGGTTCTACCGGTCCAGCATCACTTGCACCGGACGGATACGAATGGGGCTCTCGTTTCCCCTACACAACAATCCGTGACCAAGCACGTGCCCAAGCTCTGTTCTCTGACGTGATTGGCATAGACAAGTGGGCTGCTGTTATAGGTGGTTCCATGGGGGGAATGCATGCACTCGAATGGGGTGCGATGTTCCCCGAGCGTGTAGAGCGTTTAGCGGTGCTTGCCGCACCACCAGCCACAAGTGCTGATGAAATAGCTCTCAACACCGTTCAGATTGAAGCAATCATGCTCGATCCCGCTTTCCGGGCAGGGCACTACTACGAAGCAGCCGATGGCGTGGGCCCGTATCGGGGCCTGGCACTGGCACGCAGAATTTCTTTCCAGAACTTCCGCACACCCGCTGAGCTCAATGAACGTTTTGATCGTTCATCACAAAGCGATATCAGTCCTTTAGGCAAGGGTGGCCGTTTTGCTGTGGCAAGCTATCTAGACTTCCATGGCAACAAATTCACTCGCCGCTTTGATGCCAACAGCTACGTCACCCTAGTTGAAGCCATGAACTCCCACGATTTGGGTCGTAATCGAGAAAGCATTGAATCAGTGCTGGAATCGATCACGATTCCCACACTGATTATTGGTATTGACAGTGACCGCTTCTTCCCTTTGGCTGGCCAACAACGACTTGCTGCTCATATCCCAGGAAACATCAACGGCGATGAGCCTGCGCTTTTGAAATCAGACTTTGGTCACGATGCATTCTTGATCGAGTCTGATTTTGTTGGAGAACAACTCAGCAGGTTACTTGCCGCCTAA
- a CDS encoding crotonase/enoyl-CoA hydratase family protein, whose product MAEPLVIESTTGHVRHLQLNRAEKMNAANRQMLSELSLAYAEADRDDNIRVVVVSAAGEHFTAGLDLADVLGTANESGLQLTPAGGLDPWGITTQPISKPVVVAVQGTCLTLGVELILASELSVADETTIFGQLEVTRGIMPFGGATTRFPARVGWANASRYLLTGETFNAEEALRIGLINEVVPRGTQVERAMELAGLIADQAPLAVQATLRNARMARAAIEIEALGALPQELAGLLSSEDFKAGVASFATRSKPTFSGK is encoded by the coding sequence ATGGCTGAGCCTCTTGTTATTGAATCCACCACTGGCCACGTTAGGCATTTGCAACTTAACCGTGCCGAAAAAATGAATGCCGCCAATCGACAAATGCTCTCCGAGCTTTCTCTCGCCTACGCAGAAGCAGACCGCGACGACAATATCCGCGTCGTAGTTGTCTCTGCCGCAGGTGAACATTTCACAGCAGGTCTGGATCTCGCAGACGTTCTCGGAACTGCAAATGAGTCAGGTCTTCAGCTCACACCTGCTGGCGGGCTAGATCCCTGGGGCATCACCACTCAGCCTATTTCCAAGCCTGTTGTTGTGGCAGTTCAAGGAACCTGTCTCACTCTCGGTGTTGAGCTCATTTTGGCATCTGAACTTTCTGTTGCTGATGAGACAACGATCTTTGGTCAGTTGGAAGTCACGCGCGGAATCATGCCTTTTGGTGGCGCCACTACCCGCTTCCCAGCTCGTGTTGGGTGGGCCAACGCGTCTCGATATTTGCTAACTGGTGAAACGTTCAACGCAGAGGAAGCACTTCGTATTGGCCTCATCAATGAAGTAGTCCCTCGCGGAACACAGGTCGAGCGAGCAATGGAGCTTGCTGGACTGATTGCCGATCAGGCTCCCCTTGCTGTTCAAGCAACACTGAGGAATGCGCGAATGGCGCGAGCAGCAATTGAAATAGAAGCTTTGGGTGCATTGCCCCAGGAATTAGCAGGACTTCTCTCTAGCGAGGATTTCAAAGCGGGTGTTGCCTCCTTTGCGACGAGGTCAAAGCCCACGTTCTCAGGCAAGTAG
- a CDS encoding bifunctional o-acetylhomoserine/o-acetylserine sulfhydrylase yields the protein MSDNQANWKFETKQIHSGAQPDPVTNARATPIYQTTSYVFNNAEHAKNLFALAEFGNIYTRIQNPTQDVVEQRVAALEGGTAALLVSSGQAAETFAVLNIAEAGDHIVSSSSIYGGTYNLFKYTLAKLGIEVTFVENQDDADEWRAAVRPNTKLFFGETIGNPRINILDIGLVSKVAHEAGVPLIVDNTIATPYLIRPLEHGADIVVHSATKFLGGHGTVIGGIIVDGGKFEWSKNVEKFPGLTEPDPSYHGASYTTVLGDSIAYIIKARVQLLRDLGSSIAPASAWQIIQGIETLSLRIERHVENATAIAQWLEAHPQVASVNYAALPSSPWYTAANRYAPKGVGAVLSFELKGGVEAGKAFVDNLDLFSHLANIGDVRSLVIHPASTTHSQLTPDQQLTTGVTPGLVRLSVGLENIDDLKADLEKGLAAAAAL from the coding sequence ATGAGTGACAACCAAGCCAACTGGAAGTTTGAGACCAAGCAGATTCACTCGGGCGCACAGCCAGACCCAGTAACTAACGCTCGTGCTACCCCGATTTACCAAACAACCTCTTACGTGTTCAACAACGCCGAGCACGCTAAGAACCTCTTTGCTCTGGCAGAGTTCGGAAATATCTACACCCGCATCCAGAACCCCACTCAGGACGTCGTTGAGCAGCGTGTAGCTGCTCTCGAAGGTGGAACTGCAGCACTGCTCGTTTCTTCAGGACAAGCAGCAGAGACCTTCGCTGTGCTTAACATTGCCGAGGCAGGTGACCACATTGTTTCTTCGAGCTCTATTTACGGTGGTACTTACAACTTGTTCAAGTACACCCTGGCCAAACTCGGTATCGAAGTTACCTTCGTAGAAAACCAAGATGATGCTGACGAGTGGCGTGCAGCCGTTCGCCCCAACACCAAGCTTTTCTTTGGTGAAACTATTGGTAACCCCCGTATCAACATCTTGGACATTGGACTTGTTTCCAAAGTTGCTCACGAAGCTGGTGTTCCACTCATCGTGGACAACACCATTGCTACCCCCTACCTGATCCGTCCTCTCGAGCACGGAGCTGACATTGTTGTTCACTCCGCAACCAAGTTCCTAGGCGGTCACGGAACAGTCATCGGCGGAATCATTGTTGACGGCGGAAAGTTTGAATGGTCTAAGAACGTTGAGAAGTTCCCTGGCCTGACAGAACCTGACCCCTCTTACCACGGTGCAAGTTACACAACCGTTCTTGGCGATTCGATTGCGTACATCATCAAGGCACGTGTGCAGTTGCTGCGTGACCTTGGTTCTTCTATCGCTCCTGCAAGTGCATGGCAGATTATTCAAGGAATTGAAACCTTGAGCCTGCGTATTGAACGTCACGTTGAAAATGCGACCGCTATTGCTCAGTGGTTAGAAGCACACCCCCAGGTTGCATCCGTCAACTACGCAGCATTGCCTTCAAGCCCGTGGTACACCGCAGCAAACCGATATGCCCCAAAGGGCGTTGGGGCAGTGCTCTCCTTTGAACTCAAGGGAGGAGTTGAAGCAGGTAAGGCATTTGTTGACAACTTGGATCTCTTTAGCCACCTTGCAAACATCGGTGATGTCCGCTCACTGGTGATCCACCCAGCTTCAACTACTCACTCTCAGCTCACTCCAGATCAGCAGCTCACCACTGGTGTGACTCCTGGATTGGTTCGCCTTTCTGTTGGACTCGAGAACATCGACGACCTCAAGGCAGACCTCGAGAAGGGTCTGGCCGCTGCGGCAGCACTCTAA
- a CDS encoding acyltransferase family protein, with the protein MSTQRVALWDNARFGAIALMVAGHTLTKMVGENDAAFTLYVFIYAFHVPVFVAVSGYFTKGTAPDDNRIRSVFTDILVPYLIFEVIWSVVLFLYNGNFRLDVTRASWTLWFLLALAIWRIILPYLVALKYPLLISIVISIAAGYFPIDQTFSAARVLGFLPFFVFGWQLRQWNLGERWMAICSQSVIRWRLAATAFMLAVAVAISLSVPFWREVQIRSFITYDAGYASFGYDQWWSGAVRLAAMVVAAGMIIAFLILIPREQTWFTQFGQATMYVYLLHTFVLYPSREYGVLDGERPFWYILLAVILSFGLTVALSTKPVVKLFKPLVQPNLNWLFVTSRDASR; encoded by the coding sequence ATGAGCACACAACGGGTCGCGTTATGGGATAACGCCCGTTTTGGTGCCATTGCTTTGATGGTTGCTGGCCACACTCTCACCAAGATGGTGGGAGAAAATGATGCCGCATTTACTCTTTACGTCTTTATCTACGCCTTCCATGTCCCTGTGTTTGTTGCTGTTTCTGGTTACTTCACGAAGGGAACAGCACCAGATGACAACAGAATCAGATCAGTCTTCACAGACATTCTTGTTCCGTATCTCATCTTTGAAGTCATTTGGTCAGTAGTCCTGTTTCTCTACAACGGCAACTTCCGGCTCGACGTGACTCGAGCGTCATGGACATTATGGTTTTTGCTTGCATTAGCTATTTGGCGCATTATTCTGCCCTACCTGGTTGCATTGAAATATCCCCTGCTGATTAGCATCGTGATTTCCATCGCAGCAGGTTACTTCCCCATTGATCAAACTTTCTCCGCTGCACGTGTGTTAGGTTTCTTGCCCTTCTTCGTATTCGGCTGGCAGCTGCGTCAATGGAATCTTGGCGAGCGCTGGATGGCAATATGTTCCCAGTCCGTCATTCGCTGGCGCTTGGCAGCAACAGCTTTCATGTTGGCCGTTGCCGTTGCTATTTCGTTAAGCGTTCCTTTTTGGCGGGAAGTGCAAATCAGAAGCTTCATCACCTATGACGCAGGCTATGCGTCATTTGGCTACGACCAATGGTGGTCCGGCGCTGTGCGCCTTGCCGCCATGGTTGTAGCTGCAGGAATGATCATTGCTTTCCTTATTCTGATTCCTCGAGAACAAACCTGGTTTACGCAGTTTGGGCAAGCGACGATGTACGTGTACTTACTTCACACCTTCGTGCTCTACCCCTCACGTGAATACGGTGTTCTCGATGGAGAACGTCCCTTCTGGTACATCTTGCTTGCAGTCATTCTTTCGTTTGGGTTGACCGTTGCGTTGTCGACAAAACCGGTGGTCAAACTGTTCAAGCCTCTGGTTCAGCCCAACCTCAATTGGCTCTTTGTTACATCCCGTGACGCTTCCCGTTGA
- a CDS encoding potassium channel family protein, translating into MEKSPKPLVMNADGMLVEDTRSPKEITWEKYTTLPFIFLSFIFLLGYSVLILNDEVFTQGIDKYILVMLGIIWVTFIIDYFVRLTLSNDKRVFFKRNVIDLISMAIPFTRPFLLLMYLSRLRWFRGKQGSSVRARLVAYAASFALMYIYVLSLAVYGAERRAPGASITSYGDAVWWAIETITTVGYGDMVPVTIFGRIYASLLMLGGMIIVGATTATVISYLTEKVQSVHKRSLDHQAHQNSHSGHSTEHKDDSQPQS; encoded by the coding sequence ATGGAAAAGAGTCCCAAGCCACTGGTAATGAACGCAGACGGCATGTTGGTGGAAGACACACGAAGCCCTAAAGAGATCACGTGGGAGAAATACACCACGCTTCCCTTCATCTTCCTGTCCTTTATCTTTCTTCTTGGTTACTCCGTGCTCATTCTTAACGATGAGGTCTTTACTCAGGGAATAGACAAGTACATCCTTGTGATGCTCGGAATTATCTGGGTTACCTTCATCATTGACTATTTCGTTCGTCTCACACTGTCGAACGACAAGCGGGTCTTCTTCAAGCGCAACGTCATTGACCTCATTTCTATGGCAATCCCATTCACAAGACCTTTCCTTCTTTTGATGTATTTATCGCGACTGCGTTGGTTTAGAGGAAAGCAGGGTTCTTCTGTTCGAGCTCGTTTGGTCGCCTATGCTGCATCGTTTGCCTTGATGTATATCTACGTCTTGTCCCTCGCTGTGTATGGTGCAGAACGTAGAGCACCAGGGGCAAGCATCACCAGCTATGGTGATGCAGTCTGGTGGGCAATCGAAACCATTACGACTGTGGGTTATGGTGACATGGTCCCGGTCACCATCTTTGGCCGCATTTACGCCTCATTGCTCATGCTTGGTGGCATGATCATCGTTGGTGCTACGACGGCCACCGTAATTTCCTATCTCACAGAGAAAGTTCAGAGCGTTCACAAGCGAAGTCTTGATCACCAAGCTCACCAAAATTCCCACTCAGGGCATTCAACAGAACACAAAGATGACTCTCAGCCTCAATCTTGA
- a CDS encoding uracil-DNA glycosylase, producing the protein MTLSLNLEELAQSGDIHQSWVEPLQSVQPVLLEIQSRLTGDLDQGRTFFPKQHNVMRAFTIPIYLVKVVILGQDPYPTPEDAVGLSFSVSPEQSQLPRSLRNIFTELQTDIGCPQPSNGDLTPWFEQGVMLLNRVLTVESGTAGSHRGIGWEEVTAQALSTLNNRKDKSLVAVLWGNDAISAKHYLDKSVLIESVHPSPLSASRGFFGSRPFSKVNKALEELGQTPIDWALPSYSALF; encoded by the coding sequence ATGACTCTCAGCCTCAATCTTGAGGAATTAGCCCAATCAGGGGATATTCATCAGAGTTGGGTTGAGCCACTTCAGTCTGTCCAACCAGTTCTACTTGAGATCCAATCACGACTTACAGGTGACCTAGATCAAGGTAGAACGTTCTTTCCTAAGCAACACAACGTAATGCGAGCGTTCACAATTCCTATTTATTTAGTCAAGGTTGTGATCCTGGGTCAAGATCCTTACCCCACGCCAGAAGATGCGGTTGGGTTGTCTTTCTCGGTTTCACCAGAACAAAGCCAACTGCCTCGTAGCTTGAGGAACATATTCACAGAGCTTCAGACAGATATTGGGTGCCCCCAGCCATCCAATGGTGACCTCACCCCTTGGTTTGAGCAGGGCGTCATGCTCTTGAACAGAGTCCTCACGGTTGAATCCGGTACAGCCGGGTCTCATCGCGGAATTGGGTGGGAAGAAGTCACGGCACAAGCTTTATCTACTCTCAACAACAGAAAAGATAAGTCGCTCGTCGCAGTCTTATGGGGCAACGACGCGATATCTGCAAAGCATTATCTGGACAAATCAGTACTTATTGAATCTGTTCACCCCAGCCCGTTGTCTGCTTCGCGAGGATTCTTCGGATCTCGGCCATTCAGCAAAGTCAACAAAGCTCTTGAAGAGCTTGGCCAGACGCCCATCGATTGGGCGTTGCCAAGCTATTCAGCGTTGTTCTAG
- a CDS encoding GNAT family N-acetyltransferase, producing MLPEEYLKPRQLPRHLQKKPEPEAPFSFEIREARESDLPDIQEIYNYYVMNSVVTFDENKMSLTAWKKKFAYLQKLNMPFIVAVSPGHQVLGYALVTPWKQKRAYRFTVENSVYLRAASTGKGLGKALMKELISRSEQVGLKEMIAVIADGGAEASLKLHEDFGFKEIGRMGRVGFKFDRWLGTVMLQKSLK from the coding sequence GTGCTTCCAGAGGAATATCTCAAACCGCGGCAGTTGCCACGGCATCTTCAAAAGAAGCCGGAGCCTGAGGCGCCTTTCTCTTTTGAAATCAGAGAAGCCCGAGAGTCCGACCTTCCTGACATTCAGGAAATCTATAACTACTACGTCATGAACTCCGTGGTGACTTTCGATGAAAACAAAATGAGCTTGACTGCGTGGAAGAAAAAGTTTGCCTATCTTCAGAAGCTCAATATGCCTTTCATTGTTGCTGTGTCCCCGGGGCACCAAGTCCTTGGTTACGCACTCGTGACTCCTTGGAAGCAAAAACGTGCCTACAGATTCACCGTGGAGAACTCTGTTTACCTCAGGGCGGCGTCTACAGGAAAAGGTTTAGGCAAAGCACTCATGAAAGAACTGATTTCACGTTCTGAACAGGTTGGCCTCAAAGAAATGATTGCCGTCATCGCGGACGGTGGGGCTGAAGCCTCCCTCAAACTGCATGAAGACTTTGGATTCAAAGAAATTGGGCGCATGGGGCGCGTTGGTTTCAAGTTTGATAGGTGGCTTGGAACAGTAATGCTCCAAAAGTCGTTGAAGTGA
- a CDS encoding lipoprotein, giving the protein MKKIFSIILALPLLFALSGCGVKPGSSGVEQNPTKTISAEEAAVTSPTPIPSSSGGTGSSTPETRTEVIWADYSPGLQSEIDQMTQSGDCRGIETFFGMAVATEEKMKATAGHGNEAFTAYLNEALVLAKCG; this is encoded by the coding sequence GTGAAAAAGATTTTTTCAATCATTCTTGCTTTACCACTCTTATTTGCTTTAAGCGGTTGCGGAGTAAAGCCCGGCAGCTCAGGTGTGGAGCAAAATCCGACAAAGACTATTTCTGCAGAAGAAGCTGCAGTGACTTCACCAACTCCGATTCCAAGTAGTTCCGGAGGCACAGGAAGTTCCACGCCAGAAACTAGAACCGAGGTTATCTGGGCCGACTATAGTCCTGGTCTCCAATCTGAAATTGATCAAATGACCCAGAGCGGAGACTGTCGGGGTATAGAAACCTTCTTTGGAATGGCTGTTGCAACGGAAGAAAAAATGAAAGCAACCGCTGGTCACGGTAATGAAGCATTTACTGCCTATCTCAATGAAGCCTTAGTCCTTGCAAAGTGCGGGTAG
- a CDS encoding WhiB family transcriptional regulator, whose protein sequence is MDWRNDAACLTVDPELFFPVGNTGPAVDQIDKAKVVCSRCTVTEMCLQYALETGQDSGVWGGLSEDERRALKRRAARARRAS, encoded by the coding sequence ATGGATTGGCGTAACGACGCAGCTTGCCTCACGGTTGACCCAGAGCTGTTCTTTCCCGTAGGCAACACCGGCCCAGCCGTCGACCAGATCGACAAGGCCAAGGTCGTCTGCTCACGCTGCACCGTCACTGAAATGTGCCTCCAGTATGCCCTTGAGACCGGTCAGGACTCTGGTGTGTGGGGTGGACTCAGCGAAGACGAGCGTCGCGCCCTCAAGCGCCGAGCAGCACGCGCACGTCGGGCAAGCTAA
- a CDS encoding helix-turn-helix transcriptional regulator: protein MSQDIESYEHKLATSIRAFRKSRGLSQADLALKAGLDRKTINRIENGHYSPTMSNFFSISQALEVDPQDLLASKCL, encoded by the coding sequence ATGTCACAAGACATCGAAAGTTATGAACACAAACTCGCGACTTCAATTCGCGCTTTTCGCAAGTCAAGAGGACTATCACAAGCAGATCTTGCGCTCAAAGCTGGTTTGGACAGAAAAACCATAAACCGAATTGAAAACGGGCATTATTCTCCGACAATGTCTAACTTCTTCAGCATTTCTCAGGCCTTAGAAGTAGATCCCCAAGATCTCCTTGCCTCAAAATGTCTGTAG
- the bcp gene encoding thioredoxin-dependent thiol peroxidase: MSTRLEAGQTAPSFTLPDQDGKSVSLSDFAGKKVILYFYPAASTPGCTKQACDFRDNLSQLANKGYVVLGVSKDPLSKLKKFETTESLTFPLLSDPELTVHNAYGTYGEKSMYGKTVMGVVRSTFVIDESGKIELALYNVKATGHVASLMLKLGM; this comes from the coding sequence ATGAGCACACGACTTGAAGCTGGACAAACTGCACCCTCCTTTACCCTTCCCGATCAGGATGGCAAATCTGTCAGTCTGAGCGACTTTGCTGGGAAGAAAGTTATCCTCTACTTCTACCCTGCCGCTTCCACTCCAGGCTGCACCAAGCAGGCATGTGATTTCCGTGACAACCTAAGTCAACTTGCAAACAAGGGGTATGTCGTACTCGGAGTTTCCAAAGACCCACTCTCCAAGCTCAAGAAGTTTGAAACTACTGAAAGCTTGACCTTTCCCCTCCTGAGTGATCCAGAGCTCACTGTTCACAATGCATACGGAACCTATGGCGAGAAATCGATGTATGGAAAGACCGTTATGGGAGTCGTCCGCTCGACGTTCGTGATCGATGAGTCAGGAAAAATTGAGCTTGCTCTGTATAACGTCAAAGCAACCGGTCACGTAGCCTCGCTTATGTTGAAACTAGGTATGTGA
- the rfbB gene encoding dTDP-glucose 4,6-dehydratase, with protein sequence MSKILVTGGAGFIGSNFVHYLMDNTDHEVTVLDALTYAGNKASLEHLPSNRFNFVHGDIRDAELVDELFSKNDTVVHYAAESHNDNSLDNPRPFLETNIIGTYTLLEAARKFDTRLHHISTDEVYGDLELDDPERFSESTPYNPSSPYSSTKAGSDLLVRAWVRSFGVRATISNCSNNYGPYQHVEKFIPRQITNVIRGIRPKLYGAGENVRDWIHADDHSSAVMTIVDKGVIGETYLIGADGEKNNKEVVELILTTMGQPADAYDHVTDRAGHDLRYAIDSTKLRTQLGWKPSHADFESGLASTIEWYKNNEAWWAPTKDATEAFYATKGQ encoded by the coding sequence GTGAGCAAGATTCTGGTCACTGGTGGTGCAGGTTTTATTGGTTCAAACTTTGTGCACTATCTCATGGACAACACCGACCATGAGGTTACTGTTCTAGACGCCCTCACCTACGCAGGCAACAAGGCATCCTTGGAGCACCTTCCTTCCAACAGATTCAACTTTGTACACGGAGACATCCGCGACGCTGAGTTAGTTGACGAACTTTTCAGCAAGAACGACACAGTAGTCCACTACGCGGCAGAGTCTCACAATGACAACTCCCTAGATAATCCACGTCCTTTCCTTGAGACCAACATCATTGGTACTTACACGCTGCTAGAAGCAGCACGTAAGTTCGACACCAGACTTCACCACATCTCCACAGATGAGGTTTATGGCGATTTAGAACTCGATGACCCCGAACGGTTCAGCGAATCAACTCCTTACAACCCCTCCAGCCCCTACTCTTCAACTAAGGCAGGAAGTGACCTTCTTGTCCGTGCATGGGTTCGCTCTTTTGGCGTTCGCGCAACAATCTCCAACTGTTCCAACAACTATGGTCCCTACCAACACGTTGAGAAGTTCATTCCTCGTCAAATTACAAACGTCATCCGTGGAATCCGACCAAAGCTTTATGGCGCAGGGGAGAACGTCCGCGACTGGATCCACGCCGATGATCATTCCAGTGCTGTCATGACAATTGTTGATAAAGGTGTAATCGGAGAGACCTATCTCATCGGTGCAGATGGGGAAAAGAACAACAAAGAAGTTGTTGAACTTATTCTCACCACAATGGGACAGCCTGCTGACGCCTATGACCACGTAACCGATCGAGCAGGTCACGACCTTCGTTACGCCATTGACTCAACCAAGCTACGCACTCAGCTGGGGTGGAAGCCCTCACATGCTGACTTTGAATCAGGTCTAGCTTCAACTATTGAGTGGTACAAAAACAACGAAGCATGGTGGGCGCCAACCAAGGACGCAACAGAAGCGTTCTATGCCACTAAGGGTCAGTAA